AACATTTTCTTAAAGTACtaatatcattcttcaagAACAAACGACCATTCTCACACCTTTAGAGATTGCAGCAGATGTTCCTATGATCCTAACGTAATCGATATTTGAGGAACGTATATATCAAGCCAAACCATTTCTTCTCAAACCCGAGAGTCTGGCTCTTTCAATCTTATTTCTCAAAACACCTTCGTTGAAGTTGGTATTATGAGAAAAAGACTTAGTGATTAGACAAGGATGATCAAGGATTTCTCTAGTTGATCCAGCTGAAGATAAACCGGGGGACGTGAAGCTGTCACCACGGTCGGAATAGATCGTATTGAGTGAGATCCGGTGTCCGTGTGAGAGTGGAACATGATCAATATGGATGATTGTTGGTCTTTAAATGGAGTGACAGGCAACAGAGACGATAAGGAAAGATCAAAGTATCAACATGTCAGCTCTGGTTCTTTTCGAGATATGTGATCGAATGGGAATGAGTTTATGCAAAATATCGATCcattgggattgggattgggattgggattggagTTGCCTTCTCTTTGTTCCTATTTCCATGACCTTGTGATTGAATTctggtggcggtggtggcggtggagcaggagcaggaagggaaagaggtgaatGTCCTCCTTGATCCCCTTCGTTGGCATcgggattcccatctggaAGAGGCCAACCAAACGGCCAAGGGAACTTGAGACCTCCGTGTGTGTTGTGGTGGGTCATCGATTCAGGGTGAGGGAAGGGTGTATGTGTAGCTGATATGGTATAGGCCAAGTGGAGAAGGGTTGTGCGGAGGAGATAAGGGCacaaaagatgaaactgataatgaagatgataatgagGGACTAACCTTTGTCGACATAAAGAAGATAACCTATAGACTGAAAAAGTCCTAGGCGCGTAAGTGATCATTGTCCGACTTGACAAGAGGCGAGTTTGGTTGAGTTAAGTATATTGTAGTATTGTTTGAATGTCTCTTGAAAGTAATTCGAATTGATAGTAAATCGGTGATACTTGAAAGTATATAATGTAAATCAGTCACAGACTGGTTGGAAAATCTATATTCTGAAGATTTCGTCTGTCAGagtagatatatatatatatataccttaTTTTTGACTTGAGGTGGAAGACAATTTTGATCATTGATTGTGGAGATTTACTGTATCCTTTGAGGTGTATACAGTAAGGTATGAAAGGACCATTTGGTTTAGCCCTACGAGTGCTAAACTACTTCCTTGGTGAATATGCTCCGCATCTCCTTATCCCGGAACGCAAAAGGGCAAATCTTGACCCCTCCCCTCAATCCCGCGCATCTCATCTTGAAATGAAAGGTTAGTAGTGATCAATCTACGATGATCCATGAATTTCATAGGAATAGGAGAGCACAGGGAATGGAGACTGATCGTCGTTATTAGGAAGacgttttttcttttttttctttttttttcgcAATGGTTGATCTCGTGAGTAAACTGTACAAGCCCGTAGCTTGATTGGTAGACTGGAGAATACAAGATAGGTAGAGGACTAATCAGTTTGTGTATCAACTTGGACATACTTCATCTATCTATATAGTCTATACAACGTCATCGATTCCTTCTGATTATGTATGATGTACCGTGCCAGTTATGCAATTCCCGTTCAATCTATATCTTTCGTCTTTTTCATGTCATCATAAGATTCTCGTTcatcctctcctcttctcctcatgATCACGCGGTAAATGTAATTCCTCTTGAGCCCTCTTAACTTCCTCCACGTCGCCAGTGAACTGCAAGATCACAAGTCAGCTTCTACATCCTTCTCACACAGTCGAAGATGGAGAGTGTAACTGACTTTCCCCTTATCGTCCGAGAGCTTTACACAGTTCTTCCCATCTATctgattgagcttgatcacTATATTGAGTGGTTTAGAAGTCTCTGTAGGGTTGGAAGCTTTCTTGAAATCGTTAGTGAGGAAAGTTCCGATACCGAACGAAGCTGCAATTTGCCATCGTAGGTTTGGGTTAGTATTGTAATTCTCCCTCCACTAAGCATACTTCGCCGAGTGACAGATTAGCTCAGATTGGACTCACCCGACATCCCAATTTCATCACAACCTTTTTGTAATTCAATAGCTTTTTGGATATCTAATCCATCGCTAAAAATGACTCTTCTACCTTTAGCCACTACTCCATCTTCCCTCTTTATACCAGATTTGTCTTCTATAACTTTCCAAGCTTCTTTGGCCGATTGGACAAAAGCGAAAGGATCACCTGAATCTTGTCTCAACGTTGACCAGCGTAATGCTCTTTCTggagatgaaatgaaatctACAAAGAAAGCTTGAGCCGTATATGTATCTGTTAACATCGTCAATGGAGCTCCATCGGGTCCAGGTGGATACACTATTTATATTCAACAGAACCGGTCAGCTTAGATTTAGATGTATCGAAACCCCTTCGATCAATCGAGGGTCAGAGTAGAATCTTAACTCACCTTGCTCCCACATGTCCATAGCTCTTCCGTTCGctccttgatatccataCGTAGCTCCAATAGCCATGATCCATTCATGAGCAATTGTACCTGCAGGTTTCAATCCATACTTCAATGCCAAGTACACCTATAATGAGGATAGCATCAGCTACTTTGATTGCTTCAGATAACTATTCCCAGCTGACAGAGGTGAGAATTTACATTGCTAGTACCAGCTAGCAGACCACCTTGTCCACCATTCGATTTATATTCGTCGAATCCGGCTATCAATCCTCTGATGATGGTATCCTGCGTAAAGAAACTTCTTCTACGTCTGGTACCGAATTCTGAAAATACAAGTGGGTTCGTTGGTTTTGGGGGTGAAAGAAGGTCCGATGCTTTTCGTTTCGCGAGTTCTGTGGAAATACGTATTGTCAGATATATCAACAGATCAGCGGATCCCACAGATCCAAGAGTCTTAATGTATGTTCGAGATGTATGACTTGACTCACCGAATTGACCATTATAATCCCAATCTGTATCTACGAATTTGAAATATCCTTCACTCACTGTTATAATAAAAAGGCGATACAGACATGATCATGGTCAGCCGTATGAATGTCTCTCTCATTATCGgacaaagagagagagagaggtaATATAGTAATAAGGTAAACTCACATATTGACATAATAGGTACTTCATATAAGATAGTATCTCTCCAAGGACCTTTGATTATACATTCGATTTCACCATATTCTTCATTATCGTTATCTCCAGAATTGTCATCGAGACGAGGTTTAGGATGAAAAGTCAACTTGACTTGATTCTTAGGATCCAACTTCATATTTTGTAAATAATCAAGATATTTATCGTTGAACCATGGATATGCATTTTGGAGTGAAATTCTTTCTTCACGTTGTAATTGGAGTTCACTTAGTCCTGCATTCAATGTTCAATAAGAATGagctatcatcttctctaaAACGAacaagagatcaagagaacAGCTCACTGTTGACATGTTTCACTACCCAATCAAAACATTCCTTGTTGAATAACATGTGAGGCGCACGATTGGTGAACTTGATCACTACTTGAGAATCATAGAAATGGTGTAAAACAGCATTTTGCATTGTCAACTAGTTGGGGCATGCACATTGAGCTGTCAGCTACATTAGTCCACTGCGCTTGGGACTTCAACTTGAAGGGCCTCCTGACAATTGCATGCTCACCTTGTATAAATCAGTATCGAGGATGGAGAATGGTATTTCTACCTCTTCGGCTGGACGCTTCAGTATACTGGACATGTTTTAAGAGgtttttgatattttgaggGTCTACTCTGAGTTGAAGAATCAGCTGTGACAGTTCACCCTTCTATGTGTCTGATACAGAGGAAGCACGACTTTCTCTATCACACCAAGAGGCTCGTTGATATatgttcttcatcatcatcatcattgatatctttatcatcatcatcatcttatTTCTTCTACTCGACGACCAAGGTGATCACCCTCCACCCCCCCAGCTGGTACTTTATTTCAGTCACCCATTTTAAAGAATGCCGCACCACTCCgtattttgactttttccGACATGTTCCCCCTCTTTAAAGTTGAAAAATCATCACAGAAAATCAACCCTCTTCATACATCAACGACCAACGATCCATAACAGATAGAAGGTCCCTCAGATCTGGAACAGCACAAGCAAGGTGAAATTGGATTGAAAAGAACGAAGAAAGGACAAATTCACATGATTGGCTATACAAGGTAAAGTTTAAGATGAATTTCATCGTATTTCCCTCCACTTTCATTGGTTCATTGGTTCatccttgatatccattACACATCTAACATCAGTTTCCCATCTTTCCAACAGAATATAAAAAGACACGATCTCATTCCTCTCCCCCTTTCCTTTTAAATGCTCTCGTCAGCTCGTCAAGCATGTACGAGGCGACTCGTTTCATCCTTGCCTCCAGGTCTCCCTGCTGAATCGTCCAAACAAGCTCTCCTACGCGCCactgcttcttctgctaGTGCTAGTGCTAGTGCTACTTCATCCCGCTCAGTGAGATGCGTTCAATCGGATTCAAGGAGGAACATCAGGGACGGTAATCATAATGCACACACCAGTAAGAAATCAAGAGGCATCTCATCAGGCGCCACCTCATCAGCTGCTCTAGCACTGAAATCTCAAGATAATAATCACCATCGAAATGATAATCTGTCTTCAAGATATagtaatgataatgatgagTACGATCGGCTTCATATcagagatcaagatcaagatcaagatcaagatccaaattctgatcaagatgattatGGTGTATggaatggaaaagagaattCAACGTATTCCGAATCAGACGAATACACATCACAACCACGTTCGAATAGAGATAGTATCAACGACAAACCCTCACCTGAGTGGCTAGATTCATGGTTGTTACACACGTATGATTTATCAAGCttacctccatcacctttaccaccgCTAGAAACTTTCCGTGGATTGATACCTTCGCAACCTCTATTAGCATTATTGACGTTAACAAGATTATCACCGTCCGATTATCAATATATCAAGCATGCCGAATTGAAAGGATTAATGCACGGTTGTATCAAAGTATTGAGATCAAGACCTTTTATCATCAATCGATGGAATTCAGATGATATGACAAAATCATTGAGAATATTAAGAGCTATTCTATACGCTTTACCAAGTGCCAAAGCATCAAAAGACCCTTATAAAGGAAATTATCTAAGAGGTAAAATACTGTCTACTTTCTTTGAATTATGTTTAAGATTAAATCAAAATCGTCTATTCAAATCAATCTACCAAGAAAGGCTAAGACATCagttatcatcatcatcatcggcatcatcatcatcaccatcatccattcaacATTTGCGAGATGGACATGTAATCAATTTTGATGTATTAGCATTAAATTTAGCGAGGACGTTTCAATGGAAATTATTGATAGAACTATTCGATCCTGAACATTTCCCAGATCAACTGTTTACTTCTGAAATAATAGCGTTCTATATGCAAGCTCATTTTGGTATACATCAAGGATCAAAAATACCACGTATATTCGAATTATATAataaattgaaattgaatcCCACCCCAGAATCATTTAATCATCTCATACAATCTTTTCTTGAAACAGGTAATCTACCTACCGCAAGAGATATAGTTAAGAAAGCCAATATATCTGGTATATCAGATTACTCAACTCAACAATTATCAATATTGAGAGGTTATCGCGCGTTAGGGTTTGATCTAGATTTGGAAAAAAGAGTTTTGAACGATATTGAGACATTGGGTTTACCGTTACAAGGTAGATTGTTAAATGCTTTGATTAGATTAAGGATGGAAAGTGAAGATTATAAAGGTGCTCAAGGATTATTGAAAAAGTTTAATCTAGAAGATTGGTCTACATCTAAATCTACCTCGGAAGCAGAACAAGAAGTAAATGCAACAAAGGGCGTAAAACCAACATCAGCAACTGCGAAATTAGTTTTTCAATTATCAAGTAAAACAGGTGATATCAACACAATGAAACAAGTTTGGACGGGAATGAAAATAACGAATAGAGTAGATGATGACGTTATCAAAATACTTTTAAGATCGCTGGAGTCTCTTGGTCTTCATGAAGAAACTTATTCAATCTTGAAGAAAACAACTACTTCAGACGAGACAGACTCGGAATGGTCACTACCTGAAAATGTCAAACCTGGAATTCAGTCGTTAAACTTCTTACTCGGTTCTTTGGCACGCCAAAATGGTTTAGAAGGATTAGAAGCTGGGTTGCAACTCTTCCATGAAAGAGATGTCAAACCCGATGATCTAACACTGAAAATCGTCGTTGACTATATCAAGAGTTCGACTCAACATCAACCTAAAGAACTCGCTCTTTTGGTTAATACGATTATGAGATCCTCGGATGTCAGACCTACCCAATCATTACTGGATACGATCGTGGCAGATGCTATAGATGCCATTAGTCGGTCGAATACTATGTTTAGGGAACTAGAACCGCCCATTTCAGGAAATACATTTTCATCTACAGCTGGATTGAtaccttcatccaaattcCAGAAATTGTTAGAAGATATATTGAAATACCTAGAATCAATTGATTCTCGTTCGTCTTCTAGATCGTTAATCAATCGACTTCGATTCGACGCCATGACATCGGTTAAGATCTCGAATATACCCTCAGCCAGAATCGTATGGAACTCATTGATTCAAAGAGGATTCAAACCtgatcatcgtcatatcGTTGCTCTCATAAGAGGTTACTCAGACGCTGGATTGATGTATCAAGCTCAAGATTTATTGTTACTCGCTAGACAAGTTGGGATACCAATCAACAAATCAATGTTGTTCACTCTATTGGTTGGCTGGGGTAAATTACAGAGATCTAGAGAAGCCAAAATCGTATATGACCAAATCAAATTATTAGATATGGATTTAGACTCGGAATCAGAATCATATCCAGCATTTGGTAGCTCGATTCACAATGATTATACCGTTGGTAATCCGTATTCCTGTGGTAACGGTGACGAcaagagaaggaaattgGAGATCATAACGGCGATGATCCAAGTATACAACAAATGTGGTAAATATTCAGAATCAGTATTACTTTGTTATACGGATTTGAAAGAGTTAGATATCAAGTTAGACCGAAAAGCTATCGTTGTAGTCTCACAAGCATTGAGgggatttggtgatttcaaGTCATGTCTCGATTTGTTGAAACAACATGGTCCTTCGTTAGATCCCATAACCAGAAGGATCGTTAAAGGTATTAGAAATTATCAACGGAAAGTTCTAGGTCTGAACTTgtcatcttctccttctccttcttcttcctctgcctCATTGATATTGGAAGGAACACTCTCAACGACGAAACCTCAGGATCAATCAGCTCTGTATACATTGATCCAACAAGATGACAGACCTAAAACCATcaaagaaattgaaaaatTCAAATCTGATCAAGAAATCTTGAGTTTAGCCGAAAAGCTGCTCGAGGATGACGACCAATCAAGACCTATAGAATTCAGAAGGTGGATAAGATTGAACAAGATGTTGAGAAAGCGAATCAAAGGTGCATTATTAGGGAAACGTGCGAGACATAAAAACGGGGATGAAGTTGGCGATGGTGTTGAAGGGATTATTCACGAGGAAGGAGGAAATCAGCGTGTCAGAAGTAGGGAACGAAGGAGGATTATCAGATCCATTAAAAGGAACAATGGTATCAAGAAATCGTTGATTGGTAATGTTGGAAAACAGGCTTTGATTTTTAGGAAAGAGCGGAGGAGATGGAATCGAGTCACGAAGTCATCCACATccaatacatcatcataGTCATCATAGTCATCATAGTATAGTCGTTGATCATCTGGGATGTGATCAGTCAATTTATTGTATTTTCGCCTTCATTGATATTTTAGCATATGCATTGATATAAACGGGATTACatgaatcaagtgaagaaaCACCTTGAGATACCCTGCTTATGTCAATGCACTCTGAGACCCAAGCGACGTATGGGTATTACAAAGCGATTCGTTCGTTtaagagaagattgatgacttGAAAATTAGAACATCAGTCACCGGTATACATTCCGCGGTATAGCCTGAATTGACGGGATAAAGTCAGTCGCAGTTCCACTTCCAGTTGCAGTCATACACATATTCATACACGTATTCTCTATGTCTGTGTCTGTCTCTGTCTCTGTCTCGAGCAGTGAGCAGTGAGCAGTGAGCAGTGAGCAGTGAACAGTGTAGGGTGTAGGGTAGTCCTCACACTGAACATTGAGGAATGcctcatcattcatcattcattcattttagACGCTACGGAACGGGATTACGTAAATCTCCCACGTATGGGTTTTGTCATTATTTTGGAATGATGACGTCGTTCCGTCCCGCCCTTTTCATTTTACAATTAACAATtatcaacaagaaaagatgaaaattACAGGGTTTACATCGACAAACAACCAAGTTACTCCTTATGGGATCATCAGTGGAGTCttactctctctctctctctctctctctctctcgttctgattcattcattcacatTCATTCTTATCACTTCATCACTCTCTACTGCAATCTCATCACTCTCTACTGCAATCTCATCACAAACCTCACTATAAACACAATACAAACAACCGTATAATCTAGCATCAAATATCACATCACAATGGTTGACACTGTAAGTCATATCCCCTGGCCCCCATCCCCCGACCCCCGA
The window above is part of the Kwoniella shivajii chromosome 6, complete sequence genome. Proteins encoded here:
- a CDS encoding nicotinate phosphoribosyltransferase, translated to MSSILKRPAEEVEIPFSILDTDLYKLTMQNAVLHHFYDSQVVIKFTNRAPHMLFNKECFDWVVKHVNRLSELQLQREERISLQNAYPWFNDKYLDYLQNMKLDPKNQVKLTFHPKPRLDDNSGDNDNEEYGEIECIIKGPWRDTILYEVPIMSILSEGYFKFVDTDWDYNGQFELAKRKASDLLSPPKPTNPLVFSEFGTRRRRSFFTQDTIIRGLIAGFDEYKSNGGQGGLLAGTSNVYLALKYGLKPAGTIAHEWIMAIGATYGYQGANGRAMDMWEQVYPPGPDGAPLTMLTDTYTAQAFFVDFISSPERALRWSTLRQDSGDPFAFVQSAKEAWKVIEDKSGIKREDGVVAKGRRVIFSDGLDIQKAIELQKGCDEIGMSASFGIGTFLTNDFKKASNPTETSKPLNIVIKLNQIDGKNCVKLSDDKGKFTGDVEEVKRAQEELHLPRDHEEKRRG